Proteins from one Aythya fuligula isolate bAytFul2 chromosome 11, bAytFul2.pri, whole genome shotgun sequence genomic window:
- the PTPN9 gene encoding tyrosine-protein phosphatase non-receptor type 9 — MAAELSAEEEQATKQFLEEINKWTGQYNVSPLSWNVAVKFLMARKFDVLRAIELFHSYRETRLKEGIVKLKPHEEPLRSELLSGKFTILSVRDPSGASIALFTAKLHHPSRSVQHVVLQALFYLLDRAVESFETQRNGLVFIYDMAGSQYTNFELDLSKKILNLLKGAFPARLKKVFIVGAPMWFRVPYSIISLLLKEKLRERVQMVKMSELKEHLPRECLPETLGGCLKLDPLSWNCRFLPQQNGHPDPLDELILVPLVAPKDNGSVHVPGPRSVTLPELLEHVGRKQKRGIYEEYEEIRRRSPAGTFACSLAPYNQEKNRYGDVPCLDQTRVKLAKPYSRPELTDYINASFMDGYKQRNTYIGTQGPLENTYGDFWRMVWEQNVLVIVMTTRLEEGGRRKCGQYWPLEKDSHMSFGALTVTNLGVENLGHYKKTILEIHSSEGKERRLLSHFQYLSWPDYGVPSSAATLIDFLGAVKQQQRVAVSALGPRFKGHPGGPPLVVHCSAGIGRTGTFCALDICLSQLQDVGTLDIQQTVLRMRTQRAFSIQTPEQYYFCYTAVLEHARRRGLLPEKGSPGR; from the exons ATGGCCGCGGAGCTGAGCGCCGAGGAGGAGCAG GCCACCAAGCAGTTCCTGGAGGAGATCAACAAGTGGACGGGCCAGTACAATGTGTCCCCGCTCTCCTGGAACGTGGCCGTCAAGTTCCTCATGGCCCGCAAGTTCGACGTCCTGCGGGCCATCGAGCTCTTCCACTCCTACCGG GAGACGCGGCTGAAGGAGGGCATCGTGAAGCTGAAGCCCCACGAGGAGCCGCTGCGCTCGGAGCTGCTCAGCGGCAAGTTCACCATCCTG AGCGTGCGGGACCCCTCGGGGGCTTCCATCGCCCTCTTCACCGCCAAGCTGCACCACCCCAGCAGGAGCGTGCAGCACGTGGTGCTCCAGGCGCTCTTCTACCTGCTGGACAGAGCCGTGGAGAg TTTTGAGACGCAGAGGAACGGGCTGGTGTTCATCTATGACATGGCCGGCTCGCAGTACACCAACTTCGAGCTGGACCTCAGCAAGAAAATCCTCAACCTGCTCAAG GGAGCCTTCCCGGCGCGGCTGAAGAAGGTTTTCATCGTGGGAGCGCCCATGTGGTTCCGCGTGCCCTACTCCATCATCAGCCTGCTGCTCAAGGAGAAGCTGCGCGAGAGG GTGCAGATGGTGAAGATGTCGGAGCTGAAGGAGCACCTGCCCCGAGAGTGCCTGCCCGAGACCCTGGGGGGCTGCCTCAAGCTGGACCCCCTGAGCTGGAACTGCCGCTTCCTGCCGCAGCAGAACGGGCACCCCGACCCCCTGGACGAGCTCATCCTGGTGCCGCTGGTGGCCCCCAAGGACAACGGCTCCGTGCACGTCCCCGGCCCCCGCTCGGTCACCCTGcccgagctgctggagcacgTCGGCCGCAAGCAGAAGCGCGGCATCTACGAGGAGTACGAGGAGATCCGGCGCAGGAGCCCCGCCGGGACCTTCGCCTGCTCCTT GGCGCCCTACAACCAGGAGAAGAACCGCTACGGGGACGTGCCCTGCCTGGACCAGACCCGCGTCAAGCTGGCCAAGCCCTACAGCCGCCCCGAG CTCACCGACTACATCAACGCCAGCTTCATGGACGGCTACAAGCAGCGCAACACCTACATCGGGACGCAGG GGCCCCTGGAGAACACCTACGGGGACTTCTGGCGCATGGTGTGGGAGCAGAACGTCCTGGTCATCGTGATGACGACCCG gctggAGGAGGGCGGCAGGAGGAAGTGCGGCCAGTACTGGCCCCTGGAGAAGGACTCCCACATGTCCTTCGGGGCCCTGACCGTCACCAACCTGGGCGTGGAGAACCTCGGCCACTACAAGAAAACCATCCTGGAGATCCACAGCTCCGAG GGCAAGGAGCGGCGGCTGCTGTCCCACTTCCAGTACCTGAGCTGGCCGGATTACGGCGTCCCCTCCTCGGCCGCCACCCTCATCGACTTTTTGGGGGcggtgaagcagcagcagcgggtgGCCGTCAGCGCTTTGGGGCCGCGCTTCAAGGGGCACCCGGGGGGCCCCCCGCTCGTGGTGCACTGCAGCGCCGGCATCGGCCGGACgg GTACTTTCTGCGCGCTGGACATCTgcctgtcccagctgcaggacgTGGGCACGCTGGACATCCAGCAGACGGTGCTGCGCATGCGGACGCAGCGAGCCTTCAGCATCCAGACGCCCGAGCAGTATTACTTCTGCTACACCGCCGTCCTGGAGCACGCCCGGcgccgggggctgctgcccgaAAAGGGCTCGCCGGGACGCTga
- the SNUPN gene encoding snurportin-1, with protein MEELSAALQALAEPAGPHPRLGAYKGRSGGGLGQAERRQRLLRLQRERRLDYVNHARRLAENDWVGVESDEEEDEEEEDEEEMEVERKLPKRYANQLMLSEWLIDVPVDLEQEWLAVVCPVGKRALVVASRGSTAAYTKSGFCVSRFPSLLPGGNRHNSMSEKVYCILDCIYSEAQQTYYILDVMCWRGHPVYDCQTDFRFFWLFSKIQEEEGLGEKSRINPYKFVGLQNYPCTPESLCTVLATDYPFEVDGLLFYHKQTHYTPGSTPLVGWLRPYMLPEILGLAVPPTALTAKPDYAGRQLQQIIESKKSKKLAEGQPSAAGDGHYELEHLSTPQPAGSPGGQEEAVRMEN; from the exons ATGGAGGAGCTGAGCGCGGCCCTGCAGGCCTTGGCCGAGCCCGCGGGGCCGCACCCGAGGCTCGGCGCCTACAAGGGCCGCtccgggggggggctggggcaggccgAGCGCCGGCAGCGCCTCCTCCGCCTCCAGAGAGA gAGGCGGCTGGACTACGTGAACCATGCCAGGAGGCTGGCAGAGAACGACTGGGTTGGGGTGGAGAGCgacgaggaggaggatgaagaggaggaggatgaggaggagatggaggtggAGAGGAAGCTGCCCAAGCGCTACGCCAACCAG CTGATGCTGTCCGAGTGGCTGATCGACGTCCCCGTGGACCTGGAGCAGGAGTGGCTTGCCGTGGTGTGTCCCGTCGGGAAGCGGGCGTTGGTCGTGGCCTCCCGG GGCTCCACAGCAGCTTACACCAAGAGCGGCTTCTGTGTCAGCAGGTTCCCCTCGCTGCTCCCAGGGGGAAACCGGCACAATTCAATGAGTGAGAAAG TGTACTGCATCTTGGACTGCATCTACAGCGAGGCGCAGCAGACGTACTACATCCTCGACGTGATGTGCTGGAGGGGACACCCTGTGTACGACTGCCAG ACTGACTTCAGATTCTTCTGGCTCTTCTCAAAGATCCaagaggaggaagggctgggagAGAAAAGCAGGATTAATCCA TACAAATTTGTGGGCCTGCAGAATTATCCCTGCACCCCGGAGAGCCTGTGCACGGTTCTGGCCACGGACTACCCATTCGAG GTCGACGGCCTTCTCTTCTACCACAAGCAAACCCACTACACGCCCGGCAGCACGCCGCTGGTGGGCTGGCTCCGGCCCTACATGCTGCCCGAGATCCTGGGGCTGGCCGTGCCCCCCACGGCGCTCACGGCCAAGCCCGACTACGCTGGGCGTCAGCTCCAGCAGATCATCGAGAGCAAGAAGAGTAAAAAGCTGGCAGAGGGGCAGCCGAGCGCTGCCGGGGACGGGCACTACGAGTTGGAACATTTGTCTACCCCGCAGCCAGCGGGCTCTCCCGGGGGCCAGGAGGAAGCAGTGAGGATGGAGAATTag